One stretch of Candidatus Nitrosotenuis cloacae DNA includes these proteins:
- a CDS encoding polyprenyl synthetase family protein, with protein MDRKNLKINPLLDTYKEYIQKIDSALESELSLYSKSEFMQPLMYAIEGGKRIRPLILLLASESIGKVDERAYTAGCAVEFLHTESVIHDDIIDNETSRRHKDPFHIKYGYNTSILTGDFVLGLILNISSRLNNPRITRDLANTAMLMSEGEVLETRLETSQDLTFDDYLKVIEYKTATAFEVSARLGAIIANGTEDQIVALSEYGRNIGIAYQIRDDLIDWKNEDKLFNLLVKRSLDPRDIFNHMEKMLKDYAGKAASSLRIIPDNDAKSHLEYLLRLTTLKV; from the coding sequence TTGGATCGAAAAAATCTGAAAATCAATCCTTTACTTGACACATACAAAGAGTATATCCAAAAAATAGACAGCGCACTAGAATCCGAATTATCACTATACTCAAAATCAGAATTCATGCAGCCCCTAATGTATGCAATAGAGGGCGGAAAAAGAATCAGACCATTAATTTTGCTTTTGGCATCAGAGTCCATAGGTAAGGTAGATGAGCGCGCATATACTGCAGGTTGTGCAGTAGAATTTTTGCACACAGAATCTGTAATCCATGATGATATTATAGACAATGAGACCTCAAGGCGCCACAAGGATCCGTTCCACATCAAATACGGATACAATACCAGCATTTTGACTGGCGACTTTGTTTTGGGATTAATCCTAAACATATCATCCAGACTAAACAACCCAAGAATTACGCGTGATCTGGCAAACACTGCCATGCTAATGAGTGAGGGCGAGGTGCTAGAGACAAGGCTAGAGACCAGCCAAGATCTTACATTTGATGATTATCTGAAGGTAATCGAATACAAGACCGCAACCGCATTTGAGGTCTCTGCAAGGCTTGGTGCAATCATTGCAAATGGAACCGAGGACCAGATCGTTGCACTATCAGAATATGGCAGAAACATTGGCATTGCATATCAAATACGAGATGACCTGATTGATTGGAAAAATGAGGACAAGCTGTTTAACTTGCTGGTAAAGCGAAGTCTTGACCCGCGTGATATTTTTAATCACATGGAAAAAATGCTAAAAGACTATGCAGGTAAAGCCGCATCAAGCCTCAGAATAATACCAGACAATGATGCAAAATCACATTTAGAATATTTACTAAGACTGACTACGTTGAAGGTGTAA
- a CDS encoding TenA family transcriptional regulator yields MNSLAKKIDQLIEQKSLLKHPFYQMWSDGKLSKEMLAGYSKEYFQMVKAVPSFVGEIVKFTPSHMISEIKANQQEEAEHIEPWAHFAVSLGIENITSYSGLDKTNYAVTELSGLMTSLEAGAAAMYAFEKEIPKISHTKLEGLEKFYGITTPDATEYFRLHMEADIRHAATWEKILDKIPEERHGEFLAVAEKSLDAQNHLLDSCYESYCTSL; encoded by the coding sequence ATGAATTCTCTTGCAAAAAAAATTGATCAACTAATTGAGCAGAAAAGCTTGCTAAAGCATCCGTTTTATCAAATGTGGAGTGATGGCAAATTATCAAAAGAAATGCTTGCAGGCTATTCCAAAGAATACTTTCAAATGGTAAAAGCAGTTCCGTCATTTGTTGGTGAAATTGTAAAATTTACACCATCACACATGATTAGTGAAATCAAGGCAAATCAGCAAGAAGAAGCAGAACACATTGAGCCATGGGCTCACTTTGCTGTGTCATTGGGCATTGAGAACATCACCTCATACTCTGGTCTGGACAAGACAAACTACGCAGTAACTGAATTATCTGGCTTGATGACATCGCTTGAGGCAGGAGCCGCAGCAATGTATGCATTTGAAAAAGAGATTCCAAAAATCTCCCACACAAAACTTGAAGGCCTAGAGAAATTCTATGGCATCACTACACCTGATGCAACGGAATATTTCAGATTGCACATGGAAGCAGACATTAGACATGCAGCAACATGGGAAAAAATCCTAGATAAAATTCCAGAAGAAAGACACGGCGAGTTTTTGGCAGTTGCTGAAAAATCACTAGATGCACAAAATCATCTTTTGGATAGCTGCTACGAAAGCTACTGCACATCTCTATAA
- a CDS encoding histidine kinase dimerization/phospho-acceptor domain-containing protein, with translation MSKMIYTPSNIDDGTKDSRQRILSDKIRDTFADKLRNPLVPIRTYADMLTEGKFGNLNETQNEKLEVIRQCASLLGKNISDILAMLDAMNMLESTEDQTVKDRRMRHRSKYCDDEVGGARKGARVVQQSE, from the coding sequence ATGTCAAAAATGATCTACACGCCAAGCAATATTGATGACGGTACAAAAGACTCACGGCAAAGAATCTTATCCGACAAAATTCGTGACACATTTGCAGACAAATTAAGGAATCCGCTTGTACCAATCAGGACATATGCAGACATGCTTACTGAGGGCAAATTTGGGAATCTAAATGAGACTCAAAACGAAAAATTGGAAGTGATTAGGCAATGCGCGTCATTACTAGGCAAAAACATTTCCGACATACTGGCCATGCTTGATGCCATGAATATGTTAGAGAGTACAGAAGACCAAACTGTGAAAGACAGAAGGATGAGGCATAGAAGTAAATATTGTGACGATGAAGTCGGAGGAGCTCGCAAAGGTGCTAGAGTTGTTCAGCAATCTGAATGA
- a CDS encoding matrixin family metalloprotease, whose amino-acid sequence MKVMMVDDHTGIFVEYSDCTYKRKQNKKHHAVFLISIVTLSACVGYCSHEFMLLTNLVLHGNSSQYVTQYLRGDTIGTWNPWHLAQNEAVTIDIVNEANLSQDKISVVKDAILSTQTVTIDDSVLHKGFEGNTSTYYEGWAGALRSIKQKTKYVIPTQFDFVDNNGRSGDITITLSNERIEGYTGYTRSVTEGNAILKSFIIIYDASNLSDQQLAAIVRHEFGHTIGLGHSTAPEDLMAPTIYMILPYISECDIDAIIGLYDGNQMGEIICQK is encoded by the coding sequence ATGAAGGTCATGATGGTAGATGATCATACTGGCATCTTTGTAGAATATTCTGATTGCACATACAAAAGAAAACAAAATAAAAAACATCACGCCGTGTTTTTGATTTCTATTGTGACATTGTCTGCATGTGTAGGTTATTGCTCTCATGAATTCATGTTGTTGACAAATCTCGTATTGCATGGAAACAGTTCACAATATGTGACACAATATCTCAGAGGAGATACTATAGGCACTTGGAATCCGTGGCACCTTGCTCAGAATGAAGCAGTAACCATCGATATTGTAAATGAGGCAAATCTGTCGCAAGATAAGATATCCGTAGTGAAAGACGCCATTCTGTCTACACAAACTGTGACCATAGATGATTCTGTATTACACAAGGGGTTTGAGGGAAATACATCAACATATTATGAAGGATGGGCTGGAGCACTAAGAAGCATCAAACAGAAAACAAAGTACGTCATCCCAACACAATTCGATTTTGTTGACAATAATGGACGCAGTGGAGACATCACCATAACATTATCCAATGAAAGAATTGAGGGCTACACCGGATACACGAGATCAGTGACAGAAGGCAATGCAATTCTTAAATCATTTATCATAATTTATGACGCGTCAAATCTGTCGGATCAACAGCTGGCCGCCATAGTGAGGCATGAGTTTGGTCATACTATAGGCCTTGGACATTCTACTGCTCCTGAGGATCTGATGGCGCCCACAATCTACATGATTCTTCCTTACATTTCTGAATGTGATATTGATGCAATTATTGGGCTTTACGATGGAAACCAAATGGGTGAGATAATATGTCAAAAATGA
- a CDS encoding winged helix-turn-helix domain-containing protein, with translation MSIRRSKRDKRHKLEMYYDILRSISNEASNDEEVKPTRVQFQSNMAYDKLTQYLTELESKQMLQKTPSLSLTQRGHEFLKNYGVVKELVQKLGLDKI, from the coding sequence ATGAGTATACGAAGATCGAAAAGGGACAAGCGACACAAGTTAGAGATGTATTATGATATCTTACGATCAATTAGCAATGAAGCCAGTAATGATGAAGAAGTGAAGCCAACAAGAGTGCAGTTCCAAAGCAATATGGCTTACGATAAACTGACACAGTATCTTACAGAGTTGGAAAGTAAGCAGATGTTACAAAAAACTCCGTCATTGTCATTGACTCAAAGAGGACACGAGTTCTTGAAGAATTATGGGGTAGTCAAGGAACTTGTTCAAAAGCTTGGATTGGACAAAATATGA
- a CDS encoding MEDS domain-containing protein → MQSHEFIDNEKFGNHAIMFYEKPEDGLAIQYRYLHSGLMKGQHVVYFTSETPEFMKDEMVRFGIDVDLFQKNDTLHIFQISHKADSGVKDALEKLDEVMKIAQRYTKTYVRMTGRIVKDISANNGQRAELAVEQKLHEIMQHFNGSFLCSYHITKTNGDDEIEWMFNTIHAHSHVVYVPESGNGACFDATFMMK, encoded by the coding sequence ATGCAATCACATGAATTTATTGATAATGAAAAATTTGGGAACCACGCCATAATGTTTTATGAAAAACCAGAGGATGGATTGGCCATCCAGTACAGGTATCTGCATAGTGGTTTGATGAAAGGCCAGCACGTAGTGTATTTTACCAGTGAAACGCCAGAATTCATGAAAGATGAAATGGTGAGGTTCGGAATTGATGTGGATCTGTTTCAAAAAAATGACACGCTACACATATTTCAAATCTCACACAAAGCAGATTCCGGTGTCAAAGACGCACTAGAAAAGCTTGACGAAGTCATGAAGATAGCGCAGCGATATACTAAAACCTATGTTAGGATGACGGGACGAATAGTCAAAGATATTAGCGCCAACAATGGACAGCGGGCAGAGCTGGCAGTTGAGCAAAAACTGCATGAGATCATGCAACATTTTAATGGTTCATTTCTTTGTAGTTACCACATTACCAAAACCAATGGTGATGATGAAATAGAATGGATGTTCAACACCATACACGCTCATTCTCATGTGGTTTATGTTCCAGAATCCGGCAACGGTGCATGCTTTGATGCCACATTTATGATGAAATGA
- a CDS encoding universal stress protein has product MDHSQIVCSDLDHCNVASTLIRHILVPFDNSKHAVHAFGHALDLAKKYGAAITVVAITDENQDSEWVNDTPSRQKIIAKSRNAEFRRIFKVLEADAAKFQIHISCMILESNTISESLISFASLKKVDYIVMGTHGKGMVKEMMLGRVSTSVALNAHCPVVLVK; this is encoded by the coding sequence TTGGATCATTCCCAGATAGTGTGCAGCGATTTGGATCATTGTAATGTTGCAAGTACCTTAATCAGACATATTTTGGTGCCATTTGATAATTCAAAGCACGCAGTTCATGCATTTGGCCACGCATTGGATTTGGCAAAAAAGTATGGCGCCGCAATAACTGTTGTTGCCATAACAGATGAAAACCAAGACTCTGAATGGGTAAATGACACCCCAAGCAGACAAAAAATAATCGCAAAGAGTAGAAACGCCGAATTCAGAAGAATCTTCAAGGTGTTAGAAGCCGATGCCGCAAAATTCCAAATTCACATTAGCTGCATGATTTTAGAGTCAAACACAATATCAGAATCATTGATCTCTTTTGCAAGTTTGAAAAAAGTTGACTATATCGTAATGGGCACACACGGAAAAGGAATGGTAAAGGAAATGATGCTAGGCCGAGTATCTACCAGCGTTGCATTAAATGCTCATTGTCCAGTAGTATTAGTAAAATAA
- a CDS encoding TATA-box-binding protein has protein sequence MPQTKPIVSIENVVASATIDQKVDLNEITKKFPDTEWNPDQFPGLVFRIKSPKTATLIFSSGKMVCTGGKSEEMAVKAVRTVVQQLRKGGIKIKNEAIVTVQNIVASGNLCGKIHLEQAARTLPRSMYEPEQFPGLIHRMLDPKTVILLFASGKLVCTGAKKESDVYRSVHNLHNTLEEKDLMIYDS, from the coding sequence ATGCCGCAAACAAAACCAATCGTCAGTATTGAAAATGTTGTTGCATCTGCAACAATAGATCAAAAAGTGGATCTAAACGAAATCACAAAGAAATTTCCAGACACAGAATGGAATCCTGATCAATTCCCCGGACTTGTGTTTAGAATCAAATCCCCAAAGACTGCAACTTTGATTTTCTCATCTGGCAAGATGGTTTGCACCGGAGGCAAATCCGAAGAGATGGCAGTAAAGGCAGTGCGAACAGTTGTACAGCAGCTAAGAAAAGGCGGAATCAAAATAAAAAATGAGGCAATTGTCACCGTTCAAAACATAGTGGCCTCGGGCAATCTTTGCGGAAAAATCCACTTGGAGCAGGCAGCAAGGACCTTACCGCGAAGCATGTATGAGCCGGAGCAATTCCCAGGATTGATACACAGAATGCTTGATCCAAAGACCGTGATTCTGTTATTTGCATCAGGCAAGCTTGTCTGCACAGGTGCAAAAAAGGAAAGCGATGTGTATCGATCTGTTCATAATCTGCACAACACACTAGAAGAAAAAGACCTGATGATTTACGACAGCTGA
- the pyrE gene encoding orotate phosphoribosyltransferase has translation MEFVKEFATFLHQSGIIKFGDFTLASGKKSSYYVDLRLVPSYPHQFRHMIKHLQSLVSEQIGFDDIDSIASVPTGGLVIASALAYELVKPLVYVRSQAKEYGTGKLVEGIVKPDMKILLIDDVATTGGSVINGIRELKKSGTKITDAYVIVNRLEGADSALQKEGVKLHHLLDIIEIAKILHQQKLVDDSVLDKVQKQVAGTQLS, from the coding sequence ATGGAGTTTGTAAAAGAGTTTGCAACATTTTTGCATCAAAGTGGCATTATCAAGTTCGGGGATTTCACTCTGGCAAGCGGAAAAAAGAGCTCCTACTATGTAGATTTGAGACTAGTTCCTAGCTATCCGCACCAGTTCAGACACATGATAAAGCACCTGCAGAGCCTAGTCTCAGAGCAAATTGGCTTTGATGATATAGATTCCATTGCGTCGGTCCCAACAGGAGGCCTAGTCATTGCATCGGCCTTGGCATATGAGCTTGTAAAGCCGCTTGTCTATGTCAGATCCCAGGCAAAGGAATACGGAACAGGCAAGCTTGTAGAGGGAATCGTAAAGCCAGACATGAAGATTCTACTAATAGACGATGTTGCAACAACGGGCGGCTCTGTCATAAATGGAATAAGGGAGCTAAAAAAATCAGGCACAAAGATAACTGATGCATATGTTATTGTAAATAGGTTAGAGGGCGCAGATTCGGCACTACAAAAAGAAGGAGTGAAACTGCACCACCTTTTGGACATAATAGAAATTGCCAAGATCTTGCATCAACAAAAACTAGTCGATGATTCCGTCTTGGACAAGGTCCAAAAACAAGTAGCCGGGACTCAGCTGTCGTAA
- a CDS encoding site-2 protease family protein has translation MSEPTQEQVISIVSSTFEVQAVNITLEKMEFEIADAEFREKFVALAQKLESIGIICFLQKSADKTIIQVNRLPPESKKKKLLSRAWIQRILFGVVVAFVMVDGYYRTLGVNSLIYIGDPLDFAILYTISLVGILGIHEAGHLVAAKMHKIRTSWPYFIPGVPVIGLPTFGAMIQSRGLLINRNIVFDVAIAGPLAGLVIAILVSFYGAYTSPILDQSIVDALPDGQLRKLDDSIFMTLALATFGKAGPDVEVLMSPVLFAAWLGFLITFLNLLPAWQLDGGHMARTIFGQKIHRIATYASVGVLFLLRYEMMAIFILIFSMRNMSVRPLDDVSPLSKNRKLLYVLVIALAVLCAPLPFSVWPK, from the coding sequence ATGAGTGAGCCCACGCAAGAGCAGGTCATTTCTATTGTATCATCCACGTTTGAGGTTCAGGCAGTAAACATCACACTTGAGAAGATGGAGTTTGAGATAGCAGATGCAGAATTTAGGGAGAAATTTGTCGCACTGGCACAAAAACTAGAATCAATTGGAATAATCTGCTTTTTGCAAAAATCAGCGGACAAAACTATAATTCAAGTAAATCGACTCCCACCAGAATCAAAAAAGAAAAAACTGCTCTCTCGCGCATGGATTCAGCGAATCCTCTTTGGAGTGGTAGTTGCTTTTGTGATGGTTGATGGATATTACAGGACACTTGGTGTAAACAGCCTGATCTATATTGGAGATCCATTGGATTTTGCCATTCTCTATACAATATCTCTGGTTGGGATCTTGGGCATACATGAGGCAGGGCATTTGGTTGCAGCCAAAATGCACAAGATACGTACCTCTTGGCCGTACTTTATTCCTGGTGTACCAGTCATAGGACTGCCAACGTTTGGTGCAATGATCCAATCCCGCGGCCTTTTGATAAATCGAAATATTGTATTTGATGTAGCAATTGCAGGACCATTGGCAGGCCTAGTAATTGCTATTTTGGTCTCGTTTTATGGTGCATATACCTCACCAATTTTGGATCAATCCATCGTAGATGCACTGCCAGATGGACAATTACGAAAGCTGGATGACAGCATATTCATGACACTTGCCTTGGCCACATTTGGCAAGGCAGGCCCAGACGTTGAGGTGTTAATGTCACCGGTATTGTTTGCCGCGTGGCTTGGGTTTTTGATCACATTTCTGAATTTGCTTCCTGCATGGCAGCTTGATGGTGGACACATGGCGCGCACAATTTTTGGCCAAAAGATTCACCGCATCGCAACATATGCAAGCGTTGGAGTGTTGTTTTTGTTGCGATATGAGATGATGGCAATATTCATTTTGATATTTAGCATGAGAAACATGAGTGTACGACCACTAGATGATGTCTCACCATTATCAAAAAATAGAAAATTGCTTTATGTTTTGGTCATAGCGCTAGCAGTTCTATGTGCACCACTACCATTCTCAGTTTGGCCCAAGTAG
- the rimI gene encoding ribosomal protein S18-alanine N-acetyltransferase has translation MQIINNQTGDFIIRRCEPGDLIPVMEINLKTLPEHYSDYFYESLLAELPEAFLVAEHKGKLVGYIMCKTEYGFSNFKKLGFVKKGHVVSVAVLEEYRRQGLGKAIIDECVEGIKSKRCDELYLEVRCSNTDAVRLYEKMGFFIKQRLKAYYRDGEDAFLMAIEFTY, from the coding sequence ATGCAGATAATCAACAACCAGACCGGCGATTTCATCATACGAAGATGTGAGCCAGGAGATCTCATACCTGTAATGGAGATAAATCTGAAAACCTTACCTGAGCACTATTCCGATTATTTCTATGAGAGTCTTTTAGCAGAGCTGCCTGAAGCATTCTTGGTTGCAGAACACAAAGGAAAGCTTGTCGGATACATCATGTGCAAAACAGAATATGGATTTTCAAATTTCAAAAAACTCGGATTTGTCAAAAAGGGACACGTCGTATCTGTTGCCGTACTGGAAGAGTATAGACGACAGGGGCTGGGCAAAGCAATAATCGATGAATGTGTTGAGGGAATCAAATCAAAGCGATGTGATGAACTGTATCTGGAAGTGAGATGTAGCAATACTGACGCAGTCCGATTATACGAGAAGATGGGATTTTTCATAAAGCAAAGACTCAAGGCATACTATAGGGATGGCGAGGACGCATTTTTGATGGCCATCGAATTTACATACTAG
- a CDS encoding class I SAM-dependent methyltransferase: MLKKALQGVLTEQEANDLYSAFDQIGDIIVVRIPDSLLSKKKIIGETLLEAVRPARSVFYQSSDVSGDFRTRKLEVIAGEDNTETEYREYGCRFRVDVEKAFFSPRLSTERKRIADLVQDGEVLINMFGGVGMFSIVAAKMKNCTVYNIDLNPHASKLCEQNIKLNKKMKGKIISINGDASQVVKEQLQDTGDRTLMLLPERSDEFLDSAILATKSGGVIHYYSHQHADKRQNAVELSKQHYLQVSPVKSEILGGRMVRAVGPRYYQMVVDVKITK, from the coding sequence ATGCTAAAAAAAGCACTGCAGGGAGTGCTAACAGAGCAAGAAGCAAACGATCTGTATTCAGCATTTGATCAAATAGGCGATATCATTGTGGTTAGAATTCCAGACTCCTTACTATCAAAGAAAAAAATAATTGGTGAAACACTCCTAGAAGCGGTGCGTCCGGCACGCTCTGTATTTTATCAAAGCTCTGATGTCTCAGGTGACTTTAGGACAAGAAAGCTAGAAGTGATTGCGGGTGAGGACAATACCGAAACAGAATACCGAGAATATGGTTGCAGATTCAGAGTAGACGTGGAAAAGGCGTTTTTTTCCCCAAGACTCTCAACTGAACGAAAAAGAATAGCAGACTTGGTTCAAGACGGCGAGGTTCTAATCAACATGTTTGGTGGAGTCGGCATGTTTTCTATTGTGGCAGCAAAGATGAAAAACTGCACTGTGTACAATATTGACCTAAATCCTCATGCTTCCAAGCTCTGCGAGCAAAACATCAAGCTAAACAAAAAGATGAAAGGAAAAATCATATCAATTAATGGCGACGCGTCCCAGGTGGTAAAAGAGCAGCTCCAAGATACAGGCGATCGTACCCTGATGCTATTGCCTGAAAGATCAGATGAATTCCTAGATTCCGCAATACTTGCAACAAAATCAGGTGGCGTGATTCATTATTACTCGCACCAGCATGCAGACAAGCGTCAAAATGCAGTGGAACTATCAAAACAACACTATTTGCAAGTCAGTCCAGTCAAGTCCGAAATTCTTGGCGGCAGAATGGTGCGAGCAGTAGGCCCACGATACTACCAAATGGTAGTTGATGTAAAAATTACAAAATAA
- a CDS encoding ribosome biogenesis/translation initiation ATPase RLI — translation MTHRVAVLDKELCQPKKCGLECIKYCPVNKSGADCIIMNEEIKKAQIDEDICNGCGICVKVCPFEAITIVNLATELGTDKIHQYGKNSFRLYRLPTPKKGEVVGLLGRNGMGKSTVVSILSGNLKPNLGEYENPPEWDQILKRFAGTELKDHFEKIKNQTIKAAIKPQQVYNISQVFDGTGKELLDKYDQRGAATDLIRELDLKNSIEHHVKELSGGELQRISVAAAASRDADFYFFDEPSSYNDVFQRRGVARVIHGLANIGKSVMVVEHDLTLLDFLSDYIEILYGEPAAYGIVSGILSTKVGINVFLDGYLPNENVRFRDKKFSFDVSSSQDDFEKGEVLINYPALKRNYPAFSVTVQPGQVRRGEVMGIMGANALGKTTMMKMIAGVEKPDEGTIDKAVTISYKPQYIPNDYDVEVISVLDKANEGPIFGSIEEEQIVDPLKIKKLYNKSIKNLSGGELQKVAVATCLLKKADVYALDEPSAFLDVEDRIAIAKFIQRFVRSYAKSAIIIDHDIQLMDLISDTMVIFEGESGKEGHGTSTMSKADAMNRFLNSLDITFRRDEQTLRPRVNKTGSRLDKQQKDTGNFYYKN, via the coding sequence GTGACCCATCGAGTAGCGGTTTTAGACAAGGAATTATGCCAGCCCAAAAAGTGCGGCCTTGAATGCATCAAGTATTGTCCAGTAAACAAGTCCGGCGCAGATTGTATCATAATGAATGAGGAGATAAAAAAGGCGCAAATCGATGAGGACATTTGCAATGGGTGCGGAATCTGCGTCAAGGTGTGCCCATTTGAGGCAATCACCATAGTAAACCTAGCAACAGAACTTGGGACTGACAAGATTCACCAGTATGGAAAAAACTCGTTCAGGCTTTATCGTCTGCCCACACCAAAAAAGGGTGAGGTCGTAGGCCTCTTGGGCAGAAACGGTATGGGAAAGAGTACCGTGGTCAGTATCTTGTCTGGGAATCTAAAGCCAAATCTTGGGGAATATGAGAATCCTCCAGAATGGGACCAAATTCTAAAAAGATTTGCAGGTACCGAGCTAAAGGATCATTTTGAGAAAATTAAAAATCAAACAATAAAGGCCGCAATAAAGCCACAACAGGTCTACAACATATCTCAGGTCTTTGATGGGACCGGTAAGGAACTACTAGACAAGTATGACCAGCGAGGAGCCGCCACCGATCTGATCAGAGAGCTAGACTTGAAAAATTCTATTGAACACCATGTAAAGGAGCTCTCTGGTGGAGAGCTACAAAGGATTTCCGTAGCAGCTGCTGCATCGAGGGATGCGGACTTTTACTTTTTTGATGAGCCATCATCATACAACGACGTATTTCAAAGAAGAGGAGTAGCCCGAGTAATCCATGGCTTGGCAAACATTGGAAAATCAGTAATGGTAGTAGAGCATGATCTGACCCTACTCGACTTTTTGTCTGACTATATTGAGATTTTGTACGGAGAGCCGGCAGCATATGGTATTGTGTCTGGAATTCTATCCACCAAAGTAGGGATCAATGTATTTTTGGATGGATATCTACCAAACGAAAATGTTCGATTCCGAGACAAAAAATTCAGCTTTGATGTGTCATCATCCCAAGATGATTTTGAAAAGGGCGAAGTTCTAATCAATTATCCGGCGCTAAAGAGAAACTATCCCGCATTTTCAGTTACAGTACAGCCAGGTCAGGTAAGGCGAGGCGAGGTAATGGGAATAATGGGTGCAAACGCACTTGGCAAGACAACAATGATGAAAATGATTGCAGGTGTCGAAAAGCCAGACGAGGGAACAATAGACAAGGCAGTCACCATATCATACAAGCCTCAATACATTCCAAATGACTATGATGTTGAGGTCATTTCAGTATTGGACAAGGCAAACGAAGGTCCAATCTTTGGCAGCATAGAGGAAGAGCAAATCGTGGATCCGTTAAAGATCAAAAAACTATACAACAAATCCATCAAGAATCTCTCCGGAGGAGAGCTGCAAAAAGTGGCAGTTGCCACATGTCTTCTCAAAAAAGCAGATGTCTATGCACTAGATGAACCATCAGCATTTTTGGATGTCGAAGACAGAATAGCAATTGCAAAGTTCATTCAAAGATTTGTCCGATCATATGCCAAGTCGGCCATCATAATTGATCATGATATTCAGCTAATGGACTTGATATCCGATACCATGGTAATCTTTGAAGGCGAGTCAGGAAAGGAAGGTCATGGAACATCAACTATGAGCAAGGCAGATGCAATGAATCGATTCTTGAATTCGCTTGATATCACATTTAGGCGAGACGAGCAGACACTAAGGCCTCGAGTCAACAAAACCGGCAGCAGACTAGACAAGCAGCAAAAAGACACGGGCAATTTCTATTACAAGAATTGA